From Phaeocystidibacter marisrubri, the proteins below share one genomic window:
- a CDS encoding heme-binding domain-containing protein, which produces MKKKNTRRILLGLIFVLAAMQFIQPAKTNPTDPAEQDFANVYDIDAVDMEIIHKACYDCHSNETVWPWYSNVAPASYVVVNHVNDARKHLNFSKWGSYAADRKDHKLEECVEEVESGEMPMSSYILAHSEARISAEERARLVELFKSLR; this is translated from the coding sequence ATGAAAAAGAAGAACACCCGCAGAATTTTACTTGGATTGATTTTCGTCCTTGCCGCTATGCAATTTATTCAGCCGGCTAAGACCAATCCAACAGATCCAGCAGAACAAGATTTTGCGAATGTTTACGACATTGATGCCGTGGATATGGAGATCATTCACAAAGCGTGCTACGATTGTCATTCGAATGAGACGGTATGGCCGTGGTACTCCAATGTAGCACCGGCGTCATATGTGGTTGTCAATCATGTGAACGATGCTAGAAAGCATCTGAATTTTTCCAAATGGGGCAGCTATGCCGCAGATCGCAAAGACCACAAGCTAGAGGAGTGCGTGGAGGAAGTTGAAAGTGGCGAAATGCCAATGTCAAGTTACATTCTCGCACATAGTGAGGCTCGAATTTCAGCAGAGGAAAGAGCACGCTTGGTCGAACTCTTCAAGTCGCTTCGCTAG
- the uvrA gene encoding excinuclease ABC subunit UvrA: MEKTAPHITSTPAEMDESIVISGARVHNLKNIDLTIPRNKLVVITGVSGSGKSSLAFDTLYAEGQRRYVESLSSYARQFLGRLNKPEVDDIKGLAPAIAIEQKVISRNPRSTVGTTTEIYDYLKVLFARIGKTYSPTSGKQVMRHSVSDVLEHIHSVEEGARLMVTAPVKPNGRTTVEALNVFHQQGFSRIWWNGTAEDINDLIEQKPKDWPQDAELIIDRAVAKKDDEDNDSRLADSIQTAFFEGHGECRIHWVQQDEIVTFSNKFEADGITFEEPSLHLFSFNNPYGACPKCEGFGNVMGIDEDLVIPNSALSVYEDCVAAWKGDTMQEWKNELVRNADKFDFPIHRAYGDLSTEQQELLWTGNKYFRGINAFFKHLESKSYKIQYRVMLSRYRGKTKCPDCKGRRLRIDASYVKVGDKNIMELVDLSMDKLHQWFADLSLSEFDHKVAKRLLIEITNRLHYLREVGLGYLTLNRLSATLSGGESQRINLATSMGSSLVGSMYILDEPSIGLHPRDTDRLVKVVQDLRDIGNTVIVVEHDEAFMKAADFIVDIGPGAGSNGGEVLFDGTLENLLKKDTLTAQYLNGTKEIATPKERRELKYTIEVAGARENNLKNIDVSFPLHMFTVVTGVSGSGKSTLVRRILYPMLQKALGGYGEKAGKHKSVEGDIHRISGVEFVDQNPIGKSSRSNPVTYLKAYDEIRALFASQKLSEMNNLKPKHFSFNTDGGRCDVCKGEGSVTIEMQFMADVHLKCEQCDGKRFKDEVLAVQFKGKNIYDVLEMTVDDAIDFFKEHEQPKIVTRLNPLREVGLGYVHLGQSSSTLSGGEAQRVKLASFLIMGQSEGKKLFIFDEPTTGLHFEDIHKLLQSFNALIEKGHSIVVIEHNPDVIKCADWLIDLGPEGGEKGGELLYQGTPEGILELKGNATGEAIREKID; the protein is encoded by the coding sequence ATGGAAAAAACGGCGCCACACATCACTTCCACACCCGCTGAAATGGACGAGTCTATCGTTATTTCTGGTGCGCGTGTGCACAACTTGAAGAACATTGATTTAACCATTCCCAGAAACAAACTCGTTGTGATTACGGGAGTTTCAGGAAGTGGTAAATCTTCTTTGGCCTTCGACACATTGTATGCTGAGGGTCAGCGTAGATATGTGGAAAGCCTTTCGTCTTATGCTCGGCAGTTTTTGGGCAGATTGAACAAGCCGGAAGTCGATGACATAAAAGGGTTGGCGCCTGCCATTGCCATCGAACAAAAGGTGATTTCAAGAAATCCTAGATCTACGGTCGGTACTACAACCGAGATTTACGATTATCTCAAGGTTCTATTTGCGCGTATCGGAAAGACCTACTCTCCTACTTCTGGAAAGCAAGTCATGCGTCATTCCGTATCCGACGTACTGGAGCACATTCACAGCGTAGAAGAAGGTGCTCGCCTCATGGTTACTGCTCCTGTTAAACCCAACGGTAGAACCACAGTAGAGGCCTTGAACGTCTTTCATCAACAGGGTTTTTCTCGTATCTGGTGGAATGGAACAGCCGAAGATATCAATGACCTCATCGAACAAAAGCCAAAAGATTGGCCACAAGATGCCGAATTGATCATTGATCGCGCGGTGGCGAAGAAAGACGATGAAGATAACGACAGCCGACTCGCCGATTCGATTCAAACGGCGTTCTTTGAAGGACACGGAGAATGTAGAATTCATTGGGTTCAGCAAGATGAGATTGTCACGTTCAGCAACAAATTTGAGGCAGACGGGATCACATTTGAAGAACCCTCACTTCACCTTTTCAGCTTTAACAACCCTTACGGCGCTTGTCCGAAATGCGAGGGTTTTGGCAATGTGATGGGTATTGATGAAGATTTGGTGATTCCGAATAGCGCTCTCAGTGTATATGAAGATTGTGTGGCGGCTTGGAAGGGAGATACCATGCAAGAATGGAAAAATGAGTTGGTGCGAAATGCAGATAAATTCGATTTTCCCATCCATCGCGCTTATGGTGATTTGTCGACCGAACAGCAAGAGCTGCTGTGGACAGGCAACAAGTACTTCAGAGGTATCAATGCCTTCTTCAAGCATCTTGAGTCAAAGTCGTACAAGATTCAATACCGCGTTATGCTTTCGCGTTACCGCGGCAAGACCAAATGTCCAGATTGTAAAGGAAGACGTCTGCGCATTGATGCATCGTATGTAAAAGTGGGCGACAAGAACATCATGGAGTTGGTGGATCTCAGCATGGACAAGCTCCACCAATGGTTCGCCGATCTTTCATTGTCTGAGTTCGATCACAAAGTAGCCAAACGTCTACTCATCGAAATCACCAATCGCTTGCATTACCTCCGAGAGGTGGGTTTAGGATATCTAACACTAAATCGCCTTTCAGCTACACTTTCAGGTGGAGAATCTCAACGAATCAACCTCGCTACAAGCATGGGCTCTAGCCTTGTTGGTTCTATGTATATCTTAGACGAACCTAGCATAGGCTTGCATCCGCGCGACACCGACCGCTTAGTGAAAGTGGTTCAAGACCTTCGAGACATTGGGAACACCGTTATCGTAGTAGAACACGACGAGGCCTTTATGAAGGCGGCAGATTTTATTGTGGATATTGGTCCGGGGGCGGGCTCTAATGGAGGTGAAGTTCTGTTTGATGGAACGCTTGAAAACCTTCTGAAAAAAGACACCCTCACCGCTCAATACCTGAACGGAACCAAGGAAATTGCCACCCCGAAAGAACGTCGTGAACTCAAGTACACCATTGAAGTAGCTGGAGCTCGTGAAAACAACTTGAAGAACATCGATGTGAGCTTTCCTCTCCACATGTTCACGGTAGTTACAGGAGTAAGCGGCTCAGGTAAATCCACACTCGTTCGCAGAATCCTCTACCCTATGCTTCAGAAAGCACTGGGAGGCTATGGCGAAAAAGCGGGAAAGCACAAATCGGTTGAAGGCGACATCCACCGCATCTCAGGAGTGGAATTCGTGGATCAAAATCCAATTGGTAAATCAAGCCGGAGCAACCCTGTAACTTATCTCAAAGCCTACGACGAAATTCGCGCCCTCTTTGCTTCGCAGAAGCTTTCAGAGATGAATAACCTAAAACCCAAGCACTTCTCGTTCAACACCGATGGCGGTAGATGTGACGTTTGCAAGGGTGAGGGTTCGGTTACGATCGAAATGCAGTTTATGGCGGATGTTCACCTCAAGTGTGAACAATGCGATGGCAAGCGATTCAAAGACGAAGTGCTGGCTGTACAGTTCAAAGGGAAAAACATCTACGATGTACTAGAAATGACAGTGGATGATGCCATTGATTTCTTTAAGGAACACGAGCAACCTAAAATTGTTACTCGCCTTAACCCGCTTAGGGAAGTAGGCTTGGGTTATGTACACCTCGGACAATCATCTTCTACACTTTCAGGTGGCGAAGCGCAGCGCGTAAAGCTCGCCAGCTTCCTCATCATGGGGCAATCTGAAGGAAAGAAACTCTTCATCTTTGACGAGCCAACGACGGGTCTTCACTTTGAAGACATCCACAAACTACTTCAGTCCTTTAATGCCTTGATCGAGAAGGGACACAGCATCGTAGTTATCGAGCACAACCCGGATGTAATCAAGTGTGCCGACTGGCTCATTGACCTAGGACCGGAAGGTGGCGAAAAAGGCGGTGAGCTTCTTTATCAAGGCACGCCCGAGGGTATTTTAGAACTGAAAGGAAACGCCACCGGAGAAGCGATTCGAGAGAAAATAGACTAG
- a CDS encoding RNA polymerase sigma factor produces the protein MDMLQLDDSVLVKEYMNGREACLEVLINRHQSRVYSYIISKLRDEDLANDVFQDTFVKVINTLRAGRYNEEGKFLPWVMRIAHNLVIDHFRRAKRIPTVSPSDDFDIFDIIKDGTPTIENVMIREQIESDLTRLVEQLPDEQKEVLKLRIYSRLSFKEIAEQTDVSINTALGRMRYALMNLRKIIEQNGVSLTVD, from the coding sequence ATGGATATGTTGCAATTGGATGACTCCGTCCTAGTGAAGGAGTACATGAATGGTCGTGAGGCGTGTTTAGAAGTTCTCATCAACCGCCACCAGTCAAGAGTTTACTCATACATCATTAGCAAGCTTCGCGATGAAGACTTGGCAAACGATGTGTTTCAAGACACTTTCGTCAAAGTGATTAATACACTTCGCGCTGGACGTTACAATGAAGAAGGAAAGTTTTTACCATGGGTGATGCGTATCGCACACAACTTGGTTATTGATCATTTCCGTAGAGCGAAGAGAATACCAACAGTATCTCCTTCAGATGACTTCGACATCTTTGATATCATTAAAGATGGAACTCCTACGATAGAGAATGTGATGATTCGCGAGCAGATTGAAAGTGATTTGACTCGTTTGGTTGAACAATTACCAGACGAACAGAAGGAGGTCTTGAAGTTGAGAATTTACTCTCGATTGAGCTTCAAAGAAATTGCCGAGCAAACGGATGTAAGCATAAATACTGCGTTAGGGCGTATGCGCTACGCTTTGATGAACTTGAGAAAGATCATCGAACAAAATGGAGTGAGTCTTACCGTTGACTAA
- the recQ gene encoding DNA helicase RecQ has protein sequence MAEAHLNPTSELKKYFGFSKFKGEQEDIVKNVLNGQDTFVIMPTGGGKSLCYQLPAMMTEGTAIVVSPLIALMKNQVDAMRGFSQHDGVAHVLNSSLTKKEITQVKEDLYNGVTRLLYVAPESLNKEENIEMLRELKISFFAIDEAHCISEWGHDFRPEYRNLKHAIETIGRKPIIALTATATPKVQSDIMKTLGVEHARVFKSSFNRDNLYYEVRPKEDIERQIIRLLRENAGKSAIVYCLSRQKVEDLAQQLQVNGIKALPYHAGLDASTRVRHQDAFLSEDTDVIVATIAFGMGIDKPDVRYVIHHDMPKSLESYYQETGRAGRDGGEGNLITFYSYKDIEKLEKFLAKKPVAEQEIGKQLLQEAMSYAETSMCRRRYLLYYFGEVYEQENCGNCDNCNNPQKLHDAKDQLLLALQTVKAANQKFKAQQIVNILIGNLTALLKNHNSDTLPQWGKGTDHPDRFWHNLIRQAVVQGYIDREIELYGVLRLSESGLKFIEEPVAFMLPEEREYVDKSSPNSGQVIALDDQLFKMLKDLTRKVAKEKGVPPYAVFMEPSLNEMATHYPTSIDELKNMSGVGEGKAMKFGQPFVDTIKKYVEENDINRPMDLVVKSIANKSQLKVYLIQSTDRKLPLDDIASAKGLTMDELLKEMEMIVFSGTKLNIDYYLEDILDEDSIEEIYEYFMDESDDGKITEAYEEFDGDYSEEELRLIRLKFLSEVAN, from the coding sequence ATGGCAGAAGCCCATTTGAATCCTACATCTGAACTCAAAAAGTACTTTGGTTTCAGCAAGTTCAAGGGAGAACAAGAAGACATTGTAAAGAATGTTCTGAACGGTCAAGATACCTTTGTAATTATGCCAACCGGCGGCGGTAAGTCGCTGTGCTATCAACTTCCGGCTATGATGACCGAAGGAACAGCGATTGTTGTTTCCCCGCTCATCGCGCTTATGAAGAACCAGGTAGATGCCATGCGTGGCTTCTCACAGCACGATGGCGTTGCACACGTCTTGAACTCCTCACTTACCAAGAAGGAAATTACGCAAGTCAAGGAGGATTTGTACAACGGAGTGACCCGACTTCTCTATGTAGCGCCAGAATCCTTAAACAAGGAAGAGAATATTGAAATGCTTCGCGAATTGAAGATTTCATTCTTTGCCATTGATGAGGCTCACTGTATCTCGGAATGGGGTCACGACTTCAGACCTGAATACCGAAACCTGAAACACGCCATTGAAACCATTGGAAGAAAGCCGATTATTGCGCTCACCGCAACAGCCACCCCAAAGGTTCAGAGTGATATCATGAAGACGCTCGGCGTAGAACACGCCCGAGTTTTCAAGTCGTCCTTTAACCGTGACAATCTCTACTACGAGGTGCGTCCTAAAGAGGATATTGAACGCCAAATAATTCGACTTCTCCGCGAGAACGCAGGCAAGAGCGCTATCGTTTACTGCCTGTCACGTCAAAAGGTTGAAGATTTAGCCCAACAGCTCCAAGTCAACGGAATCAAGGCCTTGCCGTATCACGCTGGTTTAGACGCTTCAACAAGAGTTCGTCACCAAGACGCATTCTTATCGGAAGACACCGATGTGATTGTCGCTACGATCGCTTTTGGAATGGGAATCGACAAGCCAGATGTACGCTATGTGATTCACCACGACATGCCCAAGAGTCTGGAATCGTACTACCAAGAAACAGGACGTGCTGGAAGAGACGGTGGCGAAGGTAATCTCATCACCTTCTATTCCTACAAAGACATCGAAAAGCTGGAGAAATTCTTGGCGAAGAAGCCCGTTGCTGAACAAGAAATTGGAAAGCAACTTTTGCAAGAGGCGATGAGCTATGCAGAAACCAGCATGTGTCGACGTCGCTATCTCCTGTACTACTTTGGCGAAGTGTACGAGCAAGAGAATTGTGGAAATTGCGACAACTGTAACAATCCACAGAAGTTGCACGATGCAAAAGATCAGCTCCTTTTAGCCCTTCAAACCGTGAAGGCCGCCAATCAAAAATTCAAAGCTCAACAGATTGTCAACATCTTGATTGGAAACCTAACGGCTCTTCTCAAGAATCACAATTCCGATACCTTACCTCAATGGGGCAAGGGAACCGACCATCCAGACCGATTCTGGCACAACTTGATTCGCCAGGCTGTTGTTCAGGGATATATCGATCGAGAAATTGAACTCTACGGCGTTCTTCGTCTGAGTGAATCTGGATTGAAGTTCATTGAAGAACCTGTGGCATTCATGCTCCCTGAAGAGCGAGAGTACGTCGACAAATCGAGTCCAAATAGTGGTCAGGTTATCGCGTTAGATGACCAACTCTTCAAAATGTTGAAAGACCTGACGCGAAAAGTAGCCAAAGAAAAAGGCGTTCCTCCTTATGCCGTGTTCATGGAACCATCCCTCAACGAAATGGCTACGCACTACCCTACCTCCATTGATGAACTCAAAAACATGAGTGGAGTCGGTGAGGGTAAAGCCATGAAGTTTGGCCAGCCTTTCGTGGATACCATCAAGAAGTATGTTGAAGAAAATGACATCAACCGACCGATGGATTTAGTGGTCAAGTCCATTGCCAACAAGAGTCAGTTGAAGGTCTACCTCATCCAAAGTACCGACCGCAAGCTTCCATTAGACGACATCGCCAGTGCAAAAGGTCTAACCATGGACGAGCTCTTGAAGGAAATGGAGATGATTGTGTTCTCTGGAACCAAGTTGAACATCGACTACTATTTGGAAGATATTCTTGACGAGGACTCCATTGAAGAAATCTACGAATACTTCATGGATGAGTCAGATGATGGAAAAATCACCGAGGCTTACGAAGAATTTGATGGAGACTACAGCGAAGAAGAATTGAGATTGATTCGCTTGAAGTTTTTAAGTGAGGTGGCTAATTAG
- the tatC gene encoding twin-arginine translocase subunit TatC translates to MASTSNQDKNEMSFLDHLEELRWHLVRAAIAILVFAIAAFAFKSFIFNEVIFGPKTPGFWTYEQICNLSSMMGGDTFCFDEMPFILINTEMSGQFSTHMWVSIVAGIIVAFPYVVFEMWRFVKPGLHENERKNGSKVIFFTALLFIMGVLFGYYLIAPLSVQFFGTYTVDPSVANQIRLSSYISMVTSTTLASGLLFELPVLAYFFSVIGLLTPEWMRKYRRHAVIVVLVLSAIITPPDILSQILVTVPIMILYEVSISLSSRVNKRKKASA, encoded by the coding sequence ATGGCAAGTACTTCAAATCAGGATAAAAACGAGATGAGTTTCCTCGATCACCTCGAGGAATTGCGCTGGCACTTAGTCCGCGCAGCCATCGCAATATTGGTGTTTGCTATTGCGGCATTCGCTTTTAAGAGCTTCATCTTCAACGAAGTAATCTTCGGTCCGAAAACTCCGGGATTCTGGACTTATGAGCAGATTTGCAACCTCTCCTCTATGATGGGCGGCGATACATTTTGCTTTGATGAAATGCCTTTTATCCTGATTAATACCGAGATGTCTGGGCAGTTTTCTACCCATATGTGGGTGAGTATTGTGGCCGGAATCATAGTTGCTTTCCCATATGTGGTCTTTGAAATGTGGCGTTTCGTCAAACCTGGGCTGCATGAAAACGAGCGAAAGAATGGAAGTAAGGTGATCTTTTTTACTGCGCTTCTCTTTATTATGGGCGTGCTTTTTGGCTATTATTTGATTGCTCCACTAAGCGTTCAATTCTTCGGAACGTATACGGTAGATCCATCGGTAGCCAATCAAATCCGACTCAGCTCGTATATCTCTATGGTAACAAGTACAACGCTTGCTTCTGGACTACTCTTTGAACTTCCCGTATTGGCTTATTTTTTCAGTGTAATAGGATTGCTCACGCCAGAATGGATGAGAAAGTACCGCAGGCACGCTGTTATTGTGGTCTTGGTTTTGTCTGCGATTATCACCCCACCTGATATTCTGAGCCAAATTTTAGTTACAGTTCCGATTATGATTCTCTATGAGGTATCAATATCACTATCTTCACGCGTTAACAAGCGTAAGAAAGCAAGCGCATGA
- the lptB gene encoding LPS export ABC transporter ATP-binding protein, protein MKLVAENIVKRYRSRTVVKGVSFEVNQGEIVGLLGPNGAGKTTSFYMVVGLVKPDEGLVKIDDEIITRDPMYRRAQKGIGYLAQEASVFRKMSVEDNIMAVLQMTKYKKAERLERLESLLDEFGLQHIRKNRGDLLSGGERRRTEIARALATDPNFILLDEPFAGVDPIAVEDIQSIVAQLKKKNIGILITDHNVQETLAITDRTYLMFEGKILKSGSAEELASDEQVRRVYLGQNFELRKTPRVEKEREMED, encoded by the coding sequence ATGAAGCTCGTAGCAGAAAACATTGTTAAGCGATACCGCTCACGCACCGTTGTTAAGGGTGTTTCTTTTGAAGTGAATCAAGGGGAGATTGTTGGATTGCTCGGTCCTAACGGGGCGGGTAAAACTACTTCCTTTTACATGGTTGTGGGCTTGGTTAAGCCCGATGAAGGCCTCGTTAAAATTGATGATGAAATCATCACTCGAGACCCGATGTACCGCCGTGCTCAAAAGGGAATTGGATACTTAGCTCAAGAGGCCTCCGTCTTTCGCAAGATGAGTGTGGAAGACAACATCATGGCGGTTCTTCAAATGACGAAGTATAAGAAGGCGGAACGATTGGAGCGATTAGAATCCCTTCTCGATGAGTTTGGATTGCAACACATTCGCAAGAACCGTGGTGATCTTCTATCTGGTGGAGAGCGCCGAAGAACGGAGATTGCTAGAGCATTGGCAACCGATCCGAATTTTATCCTCCTGGATGAGCCCTTCGCGGGGGTTGACCCCATTGCGGTGGAAGATATTCAGAGCATTGTTGCTCAGTTGAAGAAGAAGAATATCGGGATTTTGATTACCGACCACAACGTACAGGAAACCCTAGCAATCACGGATAGAACGTATTTGATGTTTGAGGGGAAAATTCTGAAATCTGGCTCAGCAGAAGAGTTGGCTTCAGATGAACAAGTGAGAAGAGTTTACCTCGGACAAAACTTTGAGCTTCGCAAGACACCTCGCGTTGAGAAGGAACGCGAAATGGAGGATTAA
- a CDS encoding L-threonylcarbamoyladenylate synthase, whose product MRATIGTSISEAIDHLNKNEVVAIPTETVYGLAGNALERESVIRIFETKARPAFDPLIVHTHSVNEFHKYADVPAEVIPWVQKLSPGPITYILRKKPIIPDLVTSGHPTVGLRIPNHPLTLELLRRLDYPLAAPSANPFGYVSPTKASHVADQLGGKIPYILDGGDCEVGIESTIIDLSGEKPVILRLGGYELSELESIIGMELNDIRLSSSAPHAPGMLHSHYAPGVKLFTSSIDDLLPSYSIEKIGAISFTNPIHGVLAEKQLILSKTGDLREAAKNLFRHLRALDNMEIEAAVVEMVPNEGLGKAINDRLKRALYKSN is encoded by the coding sequence ATGAGGGCTACCATCGGAACATCCATATCAGAAGCAATTGATCACCTCAATAAAAATGAGGTTGTTGCCATTCCTACAGAAACCGTTTACGGTCTGGCTGGAAATGCCCTAGAACGTGAATCGGTCATTCGAATATTTGAAACGAAAGCCCGTCCGGCATTTGATCCACTCATTGTTCACACTCACTCTGTAAATGAGTTTCACAAATATGCAGATGTTCCTGCGGAAGTAATTCCATGGGTCCAAAAGCTGAGCCCGGGTCCCATCACCTACATCCTCCGTAAAAAGCCCATCATTCCAGATTTGGTGACCAGTGGACACCCTACGGTTGGACTTCGCATTCCGAATCACCCACTTACGTTGGAGCTTTTGCGTCGACTTGATTATCCCCTTGCCGCGCCAAGCGCTAATCCGTTTGGGTATGTAAGTCCTACCAAAGCCTCTCACGTAGCCGATCAATTGGGAGGTAAAATACCGTATATCTTAGATGGAGGCGATTGTGAAGTGGGAATCGAATCGACCATCATCGACCTTTCGGGAGAGAAACCCGTGATATTGCGTTTGGGTGGATATGAATTGAGTGAACTCGAATCCATTATTGGAATGGAGTTGAACGACATCCGCCTGTCGAGTTCCGCTCCGCATGCGCCTGGAATGCTTCACAGCCATTATGCACCAGGGGTGAAACTCTTCACTTCATCTATTGACGACTTACTCCCCTCCTATTCGATTGAAAAAATAGGAGCCATCTCCTTCACGAACCCCATCCATGGAGTTCTTGCTGAGAAACAATTAATCTTGAGTAAAACGGGAGATTTACGCGAAGCAGCCAAGAACTTATTCAGGCATTTGCGCGCATTAGACAACATGGAGATTGAAGCAGCAGTAGTGGAAATGGTTCCTAATGAAGGGTTGGGCAAGGCTATCAACGACCGTCTTAAGCGAGCACTTTACAAATCGAATTAA
- the apaG gene encoding Co2+/Mg2+ efflux protein ApaG: protein MVTQVTSGIRVSVETGFEGRFFSKHGPLYVFTYDVTIENQSSETVQLLGRHWFIYDTGEGPSEVEGNGVIGKQPVIAPGEVHTYRSGCHLRASIGAMRGVYNMVRLNSSERFEVNIPTFQFFASPRLN, encoded by the coding sequence TTGGTCACTCAAGTCACTTCAGGAATTCGCGTTAGCGTGGAGACCGGTTTTGAAGGAAGATTTTTCTCAAAACACGGTCCTCTTTACGTGTTTACCTATGATGTAACCATAGAGAACCAAAGCAGTGAAACCGTTCAGCTCTTGGGGCGACATTGGTTTATTTACGACACTGGTGAAGGCCCAAGTGAAGTAGAGGGAAATGGGGTGATTGGTAAGCAACCAGTTATTGCCCCAGGTGAAGTTCACACCTACCGTTCGGGTTGTCATTTACGCGCAAGCATTGGCGCCATGCGAGGAGTTTACAACATGGTGCGACTCAATTCTTCAGAACGATTTGAAGTAAATATCCCCACTTTCCAATTTTTCGCAAGCCCAAGACTCAATTAA
- a CDS encoding DUF3667 domain-containing protein: MAKRIKKTETCLNCGTHQGDANYCPNCGQFNNSKKPNVLELIREALENLFAFDSRFYKTLGPLLFRPGRLTINYVEGKKSRYVLPIRLFIISIFLLLAVISCNNSIDKERWYEVDRPQLENEGASLLSSVVHLNVDTSGISPAKLDSLIENDWIILDTASNRFLVNPNKGYSNTVNWYFGDSRFSEFYQYSYNHKLQPVDEALEELNFEPTFTNHLLYSTALKISLMKGDDFVNYISSNVLIILLLFIPIIALVMKGLYIYKGIYYVDHFVFATHIQTALSLYMSLLIMSYWILQSEVLYLVYYLGIMTYIFLAIKRFYRQNWFITFIKFSILNIVLFIVTIIFILLVATVSVILY; this comes from the coding sequence ATGGCCAAGCGGATCAAAAAAACAGAAACCTGCCTCAATTGCGGAACACATCAAGGCGATGCGAATTATTGCCCTAACTGTGGACAGTTCAATAACTCGAAAAAGCCGAATGTACTTGAATTGATTCGCGAGGCTCTCGAAAACCTGTTTGCATTTGATTCGCGCTTTTACAAGACCCTCGGGCCTCTTCTTTTTCGCCCCGGGCGGCTCACCATTAATTACGTAGAGGGCAAGAAGTCGAGATACGTTCTCCCCATTCGTCTCTTCATCATTTCCATTTTCCTCTTGCTCGCTGTTATCTCTTGTAACAACAGCATTGATAAAGAAAGATGGTATGAAGTTGATCGACCTCAACTGGAAAACGAAGGGGCCAGCTTGCTTTCCTCCGTGGTACACCTCAATGTGGACACCAGTGGAATAAGTCCAGCGAAACTAGACAGCTTGATTGAAAATGACTGGATCATTCTAGATACTGCTTCAAACAGATTTCTGGTAAATCCTAACAAGGGCTATAGCAATACGGTCAATTGGTATTTTGGTGACTCGCGGTTTTCTGAATTCTATCAATATTCATACAACCACAAACTCCAACCCGTAGACGAAGCGCTTGAAGAGCTGAACTTCGAACCCACCTTCACCAACCACCTCCTCTATTCGACGGCACTGAAGATCTCTCTGATGAAAGGAGATGACTTCGTGAATTACATCAGCAGCAATGTGCTGATTATCCTTCTGTTGTTTATTCCCATCATTGCACTGGTCATGAAGGGGCTCTACATTTACAAGGGAATCTATTATGTAGATCACTTTGTCTTTGCCACCCATATACAAACGGCGCTGTCCTTGTACATGTCTCTGCTCATCATGAGTTATTGGATATTGCAATCGGAGGTTTTGTACTTGGTCTACTACCTTGGCATCATGACCTACATCTTCCTTGCAATAAAACGGTTCTACCGACAAAACTGGTTCATCACCTTTATAAAATTCTCTATCCTCAATATCGTACTGTTCATCGTAACGATAATTTTTATACTTTTAGTTGCAACCGTTTCTGTAATACTCTATTAA